From Halichoerus grypus chromosome 6, mHalGry1.hap1.1, whole genome shotgun sequence, one genomic window encodes:
- the LOC118530029 gene encoding uncharacterized protein LOC118530029, with the protein MRPALPLAGWGGRAPPGHRAPAPVPPSRPRRALAIGHARTRIRTPAADWWSPRGRPASPAGTGGVPRGARRRPGWWGRLCVRFGPALTAARVPASGVGGGLCAPPAPLALTPRPRAQPPARASGEDTAAWAAEPRGAWTGTQPLQGLGRRLLPANRGSGVPRAGRRPCVSPLCPHCPAGSRLHWLPPVTPSTVSVRYWAVSSGPSFTGEALDGGGHGGFPGDALLTPARPQSALPFPPAWSSGSAVPAGQPGAHARATLLFCSRKQKYTDGHTRSVRGPLLQRPGPGLGVEGGAEVGRTGSKVDGAQRAWGCSPGGPCSTQKHEEEPRVDSAGKVFLFFRKPVFFSWPCCGPLPASVALAGRALEAPWGDKPLPEEGQYHENHGHPQATVP; encoded by the exons ATGCGCCCGGCCCTCCCATTGGCCGGCTGGGGGGGGCGCGCGCCACCGGGCCACAGGGCCCCGGCCCCGGTCCCGCCCTCCCGCCCGCGCCGGGCGCTCGCGATTGGCCACGCCAGGACGCGAATTCGAACGCCGGCCGCTGATTGGTGGAGTCCGCGCGGCCGCCCCGCCTCCCCGGCCGGGACGGGCGGGGTCCCCCGGGGAGCGCGGCGCCGGCCCGGCTGGTGGGGGCGTCTGTGCGTGCGCTTTGGCCCGGCTCTTACGGCGGCGCGGGTCCCGGCGAGCGGCGTCGGCGGAGGCCTGTGTGCACCCCCCGCGCCCCTGGCCCTCACCCCGAGGCCGCGCGCCCAGCCTCCCGCCCGCGCGTCAGGCGAGGACACCGCTGCTTGGGCGGCCGAGCCACGGGGGGCGTGGACCGGAACGCAGCCCCTTCAGGGACTCGGCCGGCGCCTTCTTCCCGCGAATCGTGGCTCAGGAGTCCCGCGGGCAGGACGTCGCCCCTGTGTGTCCCCGCTGTGTCCTCACTGCCCCGCCGGGAGCCGGCTTCACTGGCTGCCCCCAGTCACCCCGAGCACGGTGTCCGTCAGGTACTGGGCCGTGTCCTCCGGCCCGTCTTTCACGGGAGAAGCGCTGGACGGAGGAGGACACGGTGGTTTTCCCGGAGACGCTCTCCTCACCCCTGCGCGCCCGCAGTCcgccctccctttccctccggcCTGGTCCTCAGGGTCGGCGGTCCCTGCTGGGCAGCCGGGCGCACACGCGAGAGCCACACTGCTATTCTGCAGCAGGAAACAGAAGTACACGGACGGCCACACACGGAGCGTGAGAGGCCCCTTGTTACAGAGGCCAGGTCCTGGGCTTGGGGTTGAAGGAGGGGCCGAGGTGGGGCGCACAGGAAGCAAAGTGGACGGAGCCCAGCGGGCTTGGGGCTGCTCCCCAGGTGGCCCGTGTTCCACCCAGAAGCACGAGGAGGAACCCAGGGTGGACTCTGCAg gtaaagtattcttatttttcagaaaaccAGTGTTTTTTTCTTGGCCATGCTGTGGGCCCTTGCCTGCATCTGTCGCCCTGGCAGGAAGAGCCCTGGAGGCCCCATGGGGTGACAAGCCACTCCCAGAGG AAGGACAGTATCATGAGAACCATGGTCACCCCCAGGCCACTGTACCTTGA